The following DNA comes from Scomber scombrus chromosome 7, fScoSco1.1, whole genome shotgun sequence.
tttattttttcctcatgtgGCCCTAATACTCTGTCGTATTTatgtgaaaacatgtttaacaataaaatgtaattttgcatACTCTACCTTGTTTTCTCCCTTCTGACTGCTCTTCAGGGCTTTGATACCCAGGACAACAGAGCTGATGACGAGGCAGAGCTCCAGGGCCGACATGACGATCATCACAGCATTAATGCTTTTAACAAGCGTCTGATGGGACAGAAAAAGCAGCGTTACCTTTTAACTCTTTAAAcaggttttctgttttatttagacTTCAATACAATCGGAGAATTTGTTCTTACTTATAAGTTTCTGTCATATGAGGTTTTCTTCTATATTCCTAACTGGGTTTTATTTAGTCTGCAACTAATTATCTATTTATCTGTTATATATTCTTTCAGTTAACTGATCATATGGCACCGAttttactgattattttctatCCTTGTAATCTCATTTTAAGGGGTGATTTCCTTAAGACCTGTGAGATAATAAAagcctttccttttcttctcatCACTTATACAACTGGGTCACATTTTGACAGCTGAGATGACTTTTCCACACTTACAAAAATCAGTGCTTGTGCCTCCAAGCATTTCTCCTGGATGATCAAGTCCTCGGAAGATGGAGTTGCCGTTGTCCTTTCATGATGGCCATACCAGTAGTTATAATGGTTATAACTGTCATCTTCGCACATCCCCCACATCCAGCCACTTTCTACCACATTGATGGAGTACAGTACAATGGCTGTGATGGCAAAACCAACTCCTGTCAGATTCAGAATCACGTTGATAATGacctaaagaaagaaaacaatacaaaatcaGACCAGGAAATTAACAGCACAAATTAAAATCAAGAAAATTTGGGGCAGGATGTTTAACCTGTATTCTGTCCTGTCCAATGGAAATATATGCAGTAATCATGTGAAACAATGTGGGCATATATATTCATGCTATTTGtcttgtaataaaaaaagaaaataaatgaagtcattttaaGGTAATGTTAGGATGTTATAAACTTGGAATACTCACCAGACATCGACTGGGAAACTTCTCAGACAAAATGCACGTGATGCCAAAAAATATGAActacaaaaaagacaaaaaagacaaaaaacttcTTTAACCTCCGTAATTTCACACAACCCCTAAATGAAAATTTAGGTGAGACAAAATAACTggaatttattcatttcaactgagaacaaagaggaaaaagaagtcAATGACAAAAGATGCTTAGGTTTAGATCAGAAGAACACCTTGAACTTCagctaaatgttaaatgacaaTGTTGAAATGCTGATGTTCAGCAGGTGTAGCAGCACAATGTTCATTTGAGGAATTAGTTTGGGgtgtttgcatgctaacatttgctaatctGACCACAGATGAAATTCAgggttttattgtgtttttgtcagggAAACGTGAATGTCTTTACAAAATGTTCAGCCATCCCAGTAAGCTATTTCCCTAAATATGTGCTAACAGTCAGCGAATCACCATAAGCGTTTAAATTCATTCTCTGAAAACCTGCTTAAATGGAGAACAGGCAGGGTGTGAGGAGGCAAAAGTGGTAAGGCACtgagggcctgatttactaagatcccaaatagtgggtactaaattgcgtgcacggtgcaatagattgcgcgtgccgtttgcgtgtgttttgcaggtgatctactaagaataattgcgtaaatgaaaacaggtgcagcagggtggagacagcagtatttaaatgagggttttgcgtgtctttatggggagtttggacgagcagaaagctgcaagcgcaaaatgaaatgtgatcaggttctagtggaagaggttaacaaatatattgagttacaAAAACAagtattaccagaaaaaccgacatatgggagagtatttgtgacaaagtcaatgctgttagtaaaaccaaaaatattccactccaaaattattaacacaggtagAAAAACTATtttgtcattgtgcctccgtctcctcctctccacactgacaaaagtcatctcagtgcagtgcgcagccggttaatacctgtccttcaaatgtattatttatagacgcagttagcgtcagaaaaaataccttcaggtttggtaaatcacaatgcgtgtgctaagtaacatatttgcattttctcctccctgtattttgcacactggggttgaaatgCCCCATATTACATAGTCATcttggcaaacgtactaaatggacagcgcgtactatcttgcacagttgaaagagtAGAtaag
Coding sequences within:
- the LOC133982850 gene encoding membrane-spanning 4-domains subfamily A member 4D-like, whose amino-acid sequence is MSVGMTKADGVTVLTLTTDPNSACPPLCQIFKALCYSPVCCSVSQQLRRVQKTSQSVLGALQIMIGLLNIGLGVVLWSDRRGPWWIIESMFPFWLGSLFIFFGITCILSEKFPSRCLVIINVILNLTGVGFAITAIVLYSINVVESGWMWGMCEDDSYNHYNYWYGHHERTTATPSSEDLIIQEKCLEAQALIFTLVKSINAVMIVMSALELCLVISSVVLGIKALKSSQKGENKSTDEPEHYKPLLEEVTTYPVV